In a single window of the Nicotiana tomentosiformis chromosome 10, ASM39032v3, whole genome shotgun sequence genome:
- the LOC117279722 gene encoding secreted RxLR effector protein 161-like, giving the protein MESIPYSSIVGSLTYAQTCTRSDTSFAVGILERYQSNPGIDHEKAVKKVLRYLKRTKDYMLMYRRSKHLEVIGYSDSDFARCIDIRKSTFGYLFLLAERTISWKSAKQCVIATSTMEAEFMACFEATIHALLL; this is encoded by the coding sequence ATGGAATCAATTCCTTACTCTTCTATTGTTGGTAGTCTGACGTATGCTCAGACTTGCACAAGATCGGATACTAGTTTTGCGGTCGGAATACTAGAAAGATATCAGAGTAATCCAGGAATTGATCACGAGAAAGCTGTAAAGAAAGTCTTGAGGTACCTGAAAAGAACGAAGGATTACATGCTCATGTATAGGAGATCCAAGCATTTGGAAGTCATTGGATACTCGGATTCAGATTTCGCTAGATGTATTGACATTAGAAAGTCCACGTTTGGTTATTTGTTCCTATTAGCTGAAAGAACAATATCGTGGAAGAGTGCCAAACAGTGTGTCATTGCTACATCCACGATGGAAGCAGAATTTATGGCATGTTTTGAAGCCACAATTCATGCATTATTGTTGTGA